The stretch of DNA TAATCCTTTGACGCCAAAATATTGCTTGGTATAGGTTTCATTCTTTTCTTTATTTTTCCAAAGCCAGTTAATATAACTTTCGCCCTCCTTTAAACGGTTACCGGTATAAACAGGCCAGTAGCTTAGCTGTGTATTCAGATCATTGTGGAAATCACCTTTCCAGGGAGGTAAGCTGCCGTTATCTGCTGTCCAGACAGCTTGTAAAGTAATAGCAGGTGCCTGTGGCCGTGATACGGCACCTAATTTATACATATCCAGATAATATTGTTTTTCGATCAGTAAATCAGGCAGATTGACCGATGATTGAGCCCAGAAATTATTCCACCAGTTAGTATGGGTAGTCCAGTCGGAGGGCTCATTTGATTGTAGGTTAGATATTTCTGTTTTCTGATCATTGCTAATGGTCCATTGGCCAACGAAGCGATTATCAGAAAGTTTTCGCCAGGTGATGACAACTTCGAAATAGTGCCCATCATAAGTGGGTTGATGATAAATAATTGTATTATCCGATTCGGAAACACTGCCTTTCACATATCCCAGTTTCTGGAGACCTTCTCCTGAGTGGCTCTTGTCATTTTCAATATTTATTTTCTGATTGTTGTAATTGTGTACAATCAGTTTTGGGAGTAGTCGTTGGATAACCTCATTGTCTTTGAGGTTTTCAAAAGCAAAATATCCCACATCTTTGGTAGCATGTATGTAACTTTTAAAAATAACTCCGTTTTCAAATTTCACCGTATTTAAGGCAGTTTTGATATCGAGGATGTTTGAGCGTACCGGGCCGAGATGGCTAATGTCAAATTCCATGGCAGCAGCAGGAAGTTTAGTAGGGTAGGGCATCTGATTATAAGGAGCATCACCCAGTTGATGTGCTAAGTGGTAGGTTTTATTTTGTACCCATTTTTCTACATCTGAAAAATTGAATTTTGAAAGATCAAGTGCTTTTCTTTCATCCCAAAGGTCTGCCCGGTCTAAGGACAGTCGCAATTGATCCTGTTTTTGCCAGACAAGTGCTCCAAGCATTCCATTGCCTAATGGTATGGCTTCATCCCAACGCTGGGCGAGCTGATTAAATTGGAGATTGTGTTGCTTACCTGGTTGTGCTGAAACGAAAGCGGTACAGGCTACCAACAAAAGAAAAAACCGGTATTTTGTCGCAATATGCATATTTTTATTTGTTGATTATTAACAAATATAATATTTTTGGAACAACTATAATTTCAGACTTTTAAGTCTGTTGATTGTATTATTAATTAAAAATTATGACTCAGATAACAGAATATTGGACCCAATTTGTCAATACGGTAAAAGATGATTCTCTATCGAACCTGGAGCTGTCGGGCTCGTTCCATTTTGGTGGAATAGAGGATGCTACTTCTATTGCAGCTTTGGTTGTTGATGGAGTGAAAACGGCGACCGGATCACTGCTGTGGGTATTTGAAGCAGAAAATAATTCTGTGCCTTCCGTAGGAGAATATAATATTATCACAGATTCAGAAAATAAGCCGGTTTGCGTGATTCAAACCATATCGCTATCTGTTGTTCCCTTTGATGAAGTGGATGCTCAGTTTGCATTTGATTGTGGAGAAGGAGATCGTACGTTAGAGAGCTGGCGGGAAATGTATTGGGAGTATATCGAGTCAGAATGTCAACGTATTGAAAAAACACCCGATATGAAGACACCATTGGTTTGTGAATATTTTAAGGTAGTGTATAAAAAGCCTTTAGATAAAAAGTAAATAAACAGAACAGCTCTTGGAAATTTCCAAGAGCTGTTTTTAGCAGATGTAAATTGCTACTGCCAATAATGTTATTCTTTATTGTATCATCACTTTGTGGGTAGTATTTCCTATTTTCAAAAGGTAGATTCCTTTTGGATAATTAGCGATATTAAATTGTGCCTTTGCTGATTTTGTTTGAACAGATTGCCCTGTTATGTATGTACCCTGAACATTATAGATTTCAATATTTTGTTTTATTCCTTCAGGATTAGGGATTTCAACATTCAGGAGAGTGGAGGCAGGATTAGGATAGATCTTAACGTCTAATCCATCAGAAGCTGCTACATTAGAGCTTTTTCCTGTAGAGGATGATAATCGTGTAAATTGTATCCTTTGATTGGCATTGCCGTGATAGTCATATAAACCCACATTGGCTCCATTTCCTGTTCCATAAGCATCCATGGCTCTGGAACTTCGGGAGTCGATAACTTTATATGTATTTCCGCTGAGGTTGGTGATTTTCCATCGCTGATTAGTCCCTCCGTGATAAACGTATAGACCTATATTGCTTCCATTATTTTGACCAAAGGCGTCGGCAGATTTTCCACTGGATACATTGATGATTTTATATTCGCCATTGCCCAGACTGCTGACCTGCCATTGTTGATTAGAGTTGCCATTATAATCAGATAGATTAATATTATCTCCATTGTTACTCCCTGCCGCATTAAGTGTCCGGCTGCTGTTTTCAAATGTAATCTTGTAAATACCATCAGAAAGTATATTGGAGTTTTGGCTGATGGTTGTGGATTGTGAGCTTGTTCTGCCTAATATGTCTTCCAAAACTACTTCTACGGTATCGCCTACGGCTCCGGATATGGTGGCTGAACGAGTTTCCGGTTCTATCGCGGAAGATACTGGCTGACCATTTAATTTTATGGTGTATCTGAATTGAGGAGTGGCAGAGTCCGGAACATTCCAGGATACTGACGAGGTAGATGATGAGGTTAAATTAAAGGTGATGACAGAGGTAGTAGGGGCAGGATTTGCAGTAGTACTGAATGTAATAGGAGGATTTCCTGAAAAGCTTGGGGTGGTACTTCCACCGCTTTGCATAAAGTAGACTCCGTTGTTGGCTCCTGCATCCACAGCATTGGTATAATTGGAAGATCTGCTTTCGTTATTACGATTGTATCTGCCTTGGGTCATAGGAAGCCAGCTGCCGTCTGTTTTCCGTTTAAAAGCATCTTTCATTTCGAATCTTCTGGTATTGGATCCTGTACTCAGCCAGTCCTCCAAAAAGGCATTTGTAGATCCGTTGAAAGTGACATTAGCTACCGGATAGTCCATGGTGACCATATGGTACCATTTATTTTGGGAGTCTCTTCTTACCCAGAATCCAAAATACGTGTGGTTGGCTACATCCCAGCGACGGGTAACTACGGTATTCCATTCATTAAGGTTCCAGCCGATAAGATTATTCATCGACTTTAAGCCGGTCCCTTCTCCTCCGAAGTTTTCTACTGTGGTACCCGGACCTATATAAGAAGCTTTGATGGCTTGCTTATTACTTGGATCCCATATTGAATAGATGAAAACCTTTCCTTTATCAGGAGAATCTTGGAATCCACAAT from Chryseobacterium piperi encodes:
- a CDS encoding glycosyl hydrolase family 95 catalytic domain-containing protein, whose protein sequence is MHIATKYRFFLLLVACTAFVSAQPGKQHNLQFNQLAQRWDEAIPLGNGMLGALVWQKQDQLRLSLDRADLWDERKALDLSKFNFSDVEKWVQNKTYHLAHQLGDAPYNQMPYPTKLPAAAMEFDISHLGPVRSNILDIKTALNTVKFENGVIFKSYIHATKDVGYFAFENLKDNEVIQRLLPKLIVHNYNNQKINIENDKSHSGEGLQKLGYVKGSVSESDNTIIYHQPTYDGHYFEVVITWRKLSDNRFVGQWTISNDQKTEISNLQSNEPSDWTTHTNWWNNFWAQSSVNLPDLLIEKQYYLDMYKLGAVSRPQAPAITLQAVWTADNGSLPPWKGDFHNDLNTQLSYWPVYTGNRLKEGESYINWLWKNKEKNETYTKQYFGVKGLNVPGTVTLNGDPMGGWIQYSLGPTVGAWCAQHFYWQWKYSMDKVFLKTRAYPYIHDVATYMENITRLQNGKRMLPLSSSPEYNDNDISAWFKEWSNFDLSLVKFLFTAASEVAAANHKSKEAEHWKTILSQLPEYETNETGFTIAPGQNLNSSHRHMSQYMAIYPLALLDINRAADKTIIQNSLKRIEEKGTRAWTGYSFSWMASLYARAYEADKAVKQLQIFASNFCSPNSFHLNGDQKGGEYSGFTYRPFTLEGNFAFAQGVHELLLQSREGYIEVFPSVPQAWKDVSFNRLRSEGAFLVSAKKENGIPLSITVYAEQDGELRIKLPFRTWLSRSTPRSSFHTDENGIVSIQLKKGQTIILENGYE
- a CDS encoding ASCH domain-containing protein translates to MTQITEYWTQFVNTVKDDSLSNLELSGSFHFGGIEDATSIAALVVDGVKTATGSLLWVFEAENNSVPSVGEYNIITDSENKPVCVIQTISLSVVPFDEVDAQFAFDCGEGDRTLESWREMYWEYIESECQRIEKTPDMKTPLVCEYFKVVYKKPLDKK
- a CDS encoding DUF3472 domain-containing protein; amino-acid sequence: MEKILSFMGLLSMSLMFSQNSAPSSHMGANDSGSGDILMKTVRSTITTKATYYCTMQWNAGAEGGAYCGFQDSPDKGKVFIYSIWDPSNKQAIKASYIGPGTTVENFGGEGTGLKSMNNLIGWNLNEWNTVVTRRWDVANHTYFGFWVRRDSQNKWYHMVTMDYPVANVTFNGSTNAFLEDWLSTGSNTRRFEMKDAFKRKTDGSWLPMTQGRYNRNNESRSSNYTNAVDAGANNGVYFMQSGGSTTPSFSGNPPITFSTTANPAPTTSVITFNLTSSSTSSVSWNVPDSATPQFRYTIKLNGQPVSSAIEPETRSATISGAVGDTVEVVLEDILGRTSSQSTTISQNSNILSDGIYKITFENSSRTLNAAGSNNGDNINLSDYNGNSNQQWQVSSLGNGEYKIINVSSGKSADAFGQNNGSNIGLYVYHGGTNQRWKITNLSGNTYKVIDSRSSRAMDAYGTGNGANVGLYDYHGNANQRIQFTRLSSSTGKSSNVAASDGLDVKIYPNPASTLLNVEIPNPEGIKQNIEIYNVQGTYITGQSVQTKSAKAQFNIANYPKGIYLLKIGNTTHKVMIQ